The stretch of DNA CGGCTTGAAACAAGCCCCACGTGCGTGGTATGCCCTGTTGTGTGCTAAGCTGGTTGCTCTGGGATTTCGTCCATCCAAGACTGACACCTCTCTGTTCTTCTATCAAAAGGGGCAGCAGTGTATGTATATTTtagtctatgttgatgatataatTGTTGCTAGCTCCTCTCCAGCCGCCACAGCTGCTCTTCTCGCTGATCTACACTCGGAGTTTGCACTCAAGGAACTAGGCGATCTGCATTTCTTTTTGGGCATTGAATTCAGCGTACACTTGGTGCTCTTGTGCTCTCGCAAGGGTGCTATGCCATGGATGTTCTGGCTCGGGCTGGCATGAAGAATTGTAAACCTGTGGATACCCCGTTGTCCATCACCACCAAACTCAGTCTTGAGGAGGGAGAGAAGCTCAGTTCAGATGATGCAACCAAGTACAGAAGTTTGGTTGGAGCACTACAGTATCTTACATTGACAAGACCAGATATCGGTTTTGCGGTCAAGAAGGTCTGTCAATTCTTGCATGCTCCCTCTACAGCCCATTTTAGcgttgtcaagaggattctgaGGTTCGTTCGTGGGACCTGGAATTCGGGGATGAAGATTGTTCGGTCGGACTCAACTCTGGTCAGTGCGTTCTCCGATGTCGATTGGGCTGGGTGTGTAGATGACAGGCGATCCACTGGAGGCTTTGCCGTGTTCCTTGGACCCAATTTGGTGTCGTGGAGTGCTAGGAAACAGCCTACAGTCTCTCGCTCTAGCACTGAGGCGGAGTATAAGGCTTTGGCCAATGCAACTGCTGAAGTTATGTGGGTACAGAAACTTTTAACCGAACTAGGAGTTCACCATCCTCCAGCAGCGCGCCTCTGGTGTGACAACCTTGGTGCTACTTATCTTTCAGCAAACTCAGTGTTTCATGCTCGTACAAAACACATTGAGATTGATTTTCATTTTGTTCGAGAGCGTGTAGCCCAGAAGCTTCTGGATATCATATTCATACACACCGGTGATCAAGTAGCGGATGGGTTCACAAAGCCTCTCAGTATTGGCAAGATGAAGGAATTCAGGGCCAATCTCAACCTTGTAAGTGGCTGAGATTGAGGGGTAGTGTTAAAAGGGTGATGTATCCAACTCCTCATTCTTAGCTCATTCGGTTGTGTAGGATATGTTCATGTACATTTTCTGTTTTCCTTCTTGTGTTGTACTCCACGGCTGCATGTTGACATGCcggttagttagttagttagggGTTACGGCTTATTACTTGTAACACAATTTATGTTGTACCCTACCAGTATATAACATGTACCCGAGTACCTATGAAAGGTGTCTCGTTCCATCTACTTTCACACTATAAACAAGACCGAAGGGAACAAAGCGAGAGCACCCAAACTATAGACAAACATGGAGTGCTAAAGTTGGAGAGAAGATAATAAAAAGCTGTAATGTACACTAAGCTTTCTGCAGGTATCTACATATCTCTTGTACCTAAGCTACGAGTACTAATTAAGAGAGCCCTGTGCCACAAAAATTCGCCGCGCTAAAAGGCTGGGCCAAACTCGCCGGCTGGCCGGCTGCTCCTTCAAACGAACCAGAGGCCAGCCAAAGGATAACCAAGTAAAAACAGGCGAggtaaaaaaaaacacacacacacacaggtaGACTCTAGACTATTCCTAGTACGCACGCAGCTAATAGCTTTACTTACGTCTATAATAAGAAGTGGAAAAAAAAGAACAACTAGGTAGCTACTAGAATGGCGCCGTAGCGACGTCCCTGTCGTCGTCCATGGAGCGCCGCCGTCGACCACGGCGGCCGCCTTTGCTCCCGCCGCCGCAACAGCCTTTGTTGGAGCCggcggaggagcagcagcagcagcagccgagcTCGACGTCGTCGTCGGACGAGGAGTCGATGGAGCTGGACTTGCGGACGGTCGCCGTCGTCATCTGCACGGGCTTGAGGCCCTCGGTGAAGATGCggatcgcctcctcctccgtcttGGTGCTCACCACGTACAGCGCCGCCTCCTGCAACACATGTACACAAAACACTCACTTGGTTAATTACGTTAATTTAGTGTTGTTAACAAACGTATATACGTA from Sorghum bicolor cultivar BTx623 chromosome 8, Sorghum_bicolor_NCBIv3, whole genome shotgun sequence encodes:
- the LOC8082772 gene encoding uncharacterized protein LOC8082772, with the translated sequence MAALAVTTTATTSSRQVEEAPAGRMSSIEWEPKTLTLDQIKFAREAALYVVSTKTEEEAIRIFTEGLKPVQMTTATVRKSSSIDSSSDDDVELGCCCCCSSAGSNKGCCGGGSKGGRRGRRRRSMDDDRDVATAPF